Genomic window (Alphaproteobacteria bacterium):
GCCAGTCCGGAACCCAGAGGAATACCGGCCCCGCCGACAGGTCGTCGAAACCGTTCCTGTGGATCGAAAACCGGATCCGTCCGCCCGATGCTGTTTTCAGACCGTTCAATGGCTGACACGCGCTCGCGTTGACTTTCCTGTTCTTCACGGCGTTCCTCGGCCAGTTCCTGCTTCGCCTTGACGATAGCGGCATCCGCCTGCGACGCCACGCGCCTGTCCTGACCGGACGGATTGGCCGGCGCCAGCGCTGCCCGCTTCACCTGTTCCATTTTCCGGATGGTTGCCTGCGGATTGCCGGCTACGGGGCTTACATCGATCGACACCTCGCCGCCCACGGCATACTGCTTGCCATCGGGACCGGTGACAAAAGTAAAGGATGGCGGCCCGGCAATCGCTCCGCCGGCTGTCGCATGGGCGCGTTCGTGTTCGCGCACCAAGCGGTCCCGTTGCTTCAGTCGTTCGATCTTGCGTCGATCCGCCTCGGTCAGGCCCTGTTCATCCTCCGCCGATGCGCCGGCCTGTTCATCTGCGGCATCTTCGGCGGCGGCCTCCTCCTGGATTTCAGGGACGGATTGCGGCGCCAGGCGCGAAACGGGCGGCCCCGGCTGGAACGCCGCAACGGCACGGGACGCGACCTGCGCTTCGGCTTCCGGTGGCGCCAGATATTTCCCGCCTGCCGCGCCGCGGAGCGGTGCGGTTTGAGGGATCGCGATTGCGTTGGTTACTGACAGCACGGCAAATCCTGCGCCCGGCGTTTCCCATTCTCAAACGCATTGACGAAACACAACCTGAAATTCGTCAGATTCCCGCCATTCCGCATCACCCGTTTGGGGAGCAATCAAGGACAGGATTCCGCAAAATTGTATGAAAATAATAATAAACAGTCAATTAACAGCACGACCACGGATTGCCTGACTTTCTGTAAGGGGCTTAAATTCACGAACTACTTCACGGTAAACCTGCCGTTTGAACGGGATAATCAGTTCGCAAACCTTGCCGATCGGCACCCAGCGCCAGTCGCTGAATTCCGGCACATGCCGGTCCAGGCAGATATCCTCATCTTCGCCGGTAAAGCGCATGGCGTACCAGC
Coding sequences:
- a CDS encoding putative metalloprotease CJM1_0395 family protein; protein product: MLSVTNAIAIPQTAPLRGAAGGKYLAPPEAEAQVASRAVAAFQPGPPVSRLAPQSVPEIQEEAAAEDAADEQAGASAEDEQGLTEADRRKIERLKQRDRLVREHERAHATAGGAIAGPPSFTFVTGPDGKQYAVGGEVSIDVSPVAGNPQATIRKMEQVKRAALAPANPSGQDRRVASQADAAIVKAKQELAEERREEQESQRERVSAIERSENSIGRTDPVFDPQERFRRPVGGAGIPLGSGLAGSGELKTNVGLTNPGELLNMIA